Proteins encoded together in one Shewanella acanthi window:
- a CDS encoding Grx4 family monothiol glutaredoxin, producing the protein METVEKIKQQIAENPIIVYMKGSPKLPSCGFSSQVAQIMINCGEQFAFVDILQHPDIRAELPKYANWPTFPQLWIEGELIGGCDIVVDMYQKGELQPLIKATADKYKTAE; encoded by the coding sequence ATGGAAACAGTAGAGAAGATTAAACAGCAGATCGCCGAAAACCCAATCATCGTTTATATGAAGGGTTCTCCAAAGTTACCAAGCTGTGGTTTTTCATCTCAGGTCGCTCAGATCATGATTAACTGTGGTGAGCAGTTCGCGTTTGTGGACATTCTCCAGCACCCTGATATTCGTGCTGAATTACCAAAATACGCTAACTGGCCAACCTTTCCACAATTATGGATTGAAGGTGAGCTGATTGGCGGTTGTGACATCGTGGTTGATATGTATCAGAAGGGCGAATTACAGCCACTGATCAAAGCGACTGCTGACAAGTACAAAACCGCAGAATAA
- a CDS encoding uracil-xanthine permease family protein has protein sequence MKTLAIPLQGAQMLFVAFGALVLMPLLTGLDTSVALFTAGIGTLLFQLITKRQVPIFLASSFAFIAPILYGVQTWGIPATMGGLMAAGFVYVLLGAVVKVRGTNFIHKLLPPVVVGPVIIIIGLGLAPVAVNMALGKSGDGSLILVESNTALIISLASLSTTIAVAIFAKGLLKVMPILAGIVVGYSLSLGFGIIDFAVVANASWIALPNFVAPEFNWHAIAFMIPVAIAPAVEHIGDILAISNVTGKDFMKKPGLHRTLTGDGVATIAAAAFGGPPNTTYSEVTGAVTLTRNFEPKIMTWTAITAIVLAFVGKLGALMQTIPVPVMGGIMCLLFGSIAAVGLNTLIRNHVDLSEPRNLSIVGVTLVFGIGGMAFGIGSFSLTGISLCGIVAIAMNLLLPATKPHAQDVASH, from the coding sequence ATGAAAACACTCGCTATTCCACTTCAGGGAGCGCAAATGCTGTTTGTCGCATTTGGCGCCCTAGTACTGATGCCACTGCTAACGGGCCTAGACACTAGTGTTGCACTCTTTACCGCAGGTATCGGTACCTTATTGTTTCAACTGATCACCAAACGCCAAGTCCCCATCTTCCTTGCATCTTCCTTTGCCTTTATTGCCCCCATTTTATATGGCGTGCAGACTTGGGGCATTCCAGCAACGATGGGCGGGTTGATGGCAGCAGGTTTTGTTTATGTCCTTTTAGGCGCCGTAGTTAAAGTTCGCGGAACCAATTTTATCCATAAATTATTACCCCCTGTCGTTGTCGGCCCAGTGATTATTATTATCGGACTGGGGCTTGCGCCGGTTGCCGTCAATATGGCGCTAGGGAAAAGTGGTGATGGCAGCTTGATTTTAGTTGAGAGCAACACGGCGCTCATTATCTCCCTTGCGTCACTCTCTACCACGATTGCGGTCGCGATTTTCGCTAAGGGTCTGTTGAAAGTGATGCCGATTTTAGCCGGCATTGTTGTTGGTTACAGCCTCAGTCTCGGTTTTGGCATTATCGATTTTGCGGTGGTGGCTAACGCAAGCTGGATTGCCCTGCCTAACTTCGTTGCCCCTGAATTTAACTGGCACGCCATTGCCTTTATGATCCCCGTTGCAATCGCCCCAGCGGTTGAGCATATCGGTGATATCTTGGCAATTTCTAACGTAACCGGTAAAGACTTTATGAAAAAACCGGGTCTGCACCGCACCCTAACAGGTGACGGCGTGGCAACTATTGCCGCGGCGGCCTTCGGCGGTCCACCAAATACCACTTACTCTGAAGTGACTGGTGCGGTCACCTTAACCCGTAATTTCGAGCCCAAAATCATGACTTGGACTGCGATTACCGCTATCGTGCTAGCCTTTGTGGGTAAACTTGGCGCGCTAATGCAAACCATTCCTGTGCCAGTGATGGGTGGCATCATGTGTTTGCTGTTCGGCTCTATCGCTGCCGTGGGGTTAAATACCCTCATCCGCAATCATGTGGATTTATCGGAGCCACGTAACTTAAGCATCGTGGGGGTCACACTGGTATTTGGTATCGGTGGTATGGCCTTTGGTATCGGTTCATTCAGCCTGACGGGGATCAGCCTTTGCGGCATCGTGGCCATCGCCATGAACCTGCTGTTACCGGCCACAAAACCCCATGCGCAGGATGTGGCTTCACACTAA